Proteins from a genomic interval of Arachis hypogaea cultivar Tifrunner chromosome 10, arahy.Tifrunner.gnm2.J5K5, whole genome shotgun sequence:
- the LOC112715880 gene encoding photosystem I reaction center subunit N, chloroplastic, which translates to MAAMNSSSVLACSYAISGGASSSELSGKITSLPSVSTKLPVIKVKAQQERAPKAMKESELGTRRTALVYLAATLFGTAAAASSANAGVIEDYLEKSKANKELNDKKRLATSGANFARAYTVQFGTCKFPENFTGCQDLAKQKKVPFLSDDLELECEGKDKYKCGSNVFWKW; encoded by the exons ATGGCTGCCATGAACTCCTCTAGTGTATTGGCTTGTAGCTACGCCATTTCGGGTGGCGCTTCCAGTTCCGAGCTCAGTGGCAAGATTACTTCCTTGCCCTCTGTCTCCACCAAGTTGCCTGTGATAAAGGTGAAGGCCCAGCAAGAGAGAGCCCCCAAAGCCATGAAAGAATCTGAATTGGGAACAAGAAGAACCGCTCTTGTTTACTTGGCAGCCACACTTTTTGGCACTGCAGCTGCTGCTTCTTCTGCCAATGCTGGTGTCATTGAAGATTACCTTGAGAAGAGCAAGGCCAACAAG GAACTGAATGACAAGAAAAGGTTAGCTACTAGTGGAGCAAATTTTGCAAGAGCATACACGGTGCAATTTGGCACTTGCAAATTCCCTGAGAACTTCACTGGTTGCCAAGATCTTGCCAAGCAAAAG AAAGTGCCATTCCTTTCTGATGATTTGGAGCTTGAATGTGAAGGAAAGGACAAATACAAGTGTGGTTCTAATGTTTTCTGGAAATGGTGA
- the LOC112715882 gene encoding RING-H2 finger protein ATL78, with amino-acid sequence MYASTSFTSPLIHELLLEFHSRRLLLHTTPSFNQSPSSSPNPPNSPQNSSPQSSYLGDGTFDANVVMVLSVLLCALICSLGLNSIIRCALKCSSLVVSTNNSDSNNNHHTPSSRVVNTGIKKKALKTFTTLSYSNEFNLPSLDSECVICLSDFAIGDRLRILPKCNHGFHIKCIDKWLSSHSSCPKCRHCLMETCHKIIGATTSSTSSQLPETILTIAPLDPERLVRNYRESN; translated from the coding sequence ATGTATGCTTCAACTTCATTCACTTCACCTCTGATCCATGAACTTCTTTTAGAATTCCACTCAAGAAGGTTACTCTTACACACTACCCCATCATTCAACCAATCACCAAGCTCATCACCCAACCCACCAAATAGCCCCCAAAACTCAtcaccacaatcatcataccttGGAGATGGAACCTTTGATGCAAATGTTGTCATGGTACTCTCAGTACTTTTATGTGCTCTAATATGCTCACTTGGATTAAACTCCATCATAAGGTGTGCATTAAAGTGTTCCAGCTTAGTTGTGAGTACCAATAATAGTGATAGTAATAATAACCACCACACTCCATCATCAAGAGTGGTCAACACCGGAATCAAGAAGAAAGCACTCAAGACTTTTACAACACTAAGTTACTCAAATGAATTCAACCTTCCTAGTTTGGACTCAGAGTGTGTGATATGCTTGTCGGATTTCGCCATCGGCGACCGGTTGCGGATTTTGCCTAAGTGCAACCATGGTTTCCACATAAAGTGCATTGATAAATGGTTGAGTTCGCATTCTTCTTGCCCCAAATGCAGACACTGCCTTATGGAGACTTGCCACAAGATTATTGGGGCTACTACCTCATCAACATCATCACAATTGCCAGAAACTATTCTTACCATAGCACCATTGGACCCAGAACGTTTGGTGCGTAACTATAGGGAATCCAATTAA